From a single Artemia franciscana chromosome 9, ASM3288406v1, whole genome shotgun sequence genomic region:
- the LOC136031390 gene encoding protein bric-a-brac 1-like: protein MASDQEFCLRWNNHQSTLVSVFDRLLSTEIMTDVTLAAEGRSIKAHRLVLSACSPFFQEVLNSNPDKHMVIFLKDVPYEELRALVSYMYKGEVSVAQDRLTSLIRIAENLKVRGLAEPDETPSKKLPPLPKLTPAVIKRDPNTQRPSTPSSKKRRKAESQSNSLSSGPNPSTENGEESQPLNNEGQSLLEKSLLMPREINANHVEYTPQAAGPSVNVKKEEITMESADEAEDGDDWSGPEGEEQQGSWQETPENVPDTPGENFNQG, encoded by the exons ATGGCTTCCGATCAGGAATTCTGCCTGCGATGGAACAATCATCAAAGTACGCTTGTTTCCGTTTTTGACCGACTTTTAAGCACTGAAATTATGACAGATGTCACACTTGCTGCAGAAGGCAGAAGTATCAAAGCACATAGACTGGTACTCTCAGCTTGCAGTCCATTTTTCCAG gAAGTCTTGAATTCAAATCCAGATAAGCATATGgtgatatttttaaaagatgTGCCTTATGAAGAACTACGTGCCCTTGTGAGCTATATGTACAAAGGTGAGGTGAGCGTAGCACAAGATAGATTGACTAGTCTTATTAGAATTGCAGAAAACTTAAAAGTGCGCGGGCTGGCTGAACCTGATGAAACTCCGTCAAAGAAGCTACCCCCTTTACCAAAATTGACACCCGCTGTGATTAAAAGAGACCCAAATACACAGCGTCCTAGCACTCCCAGTTCCAAGAAAAGACGAAAAGCTGAATCGCAATCGAATTCTCTATCTTCTGGGCCGAATCCATCGACCGAAAACGGCGAAGAATCCCAGCCCTTAAATAATGAAGGACAGAGCCTCCTTGAAAAGAGTTTGTTAATGCCCCGTGAAATTAATGCTAATCATGTAGAATATACCCCACAAGCTGCCGGACCTTCAgttaatgtgaaaaaagaagaaattaccATGGAAAGTGCTGATGAGGCTGAGGACGGTGACGACTGGAGTGGACCGGAGGGGGAGGAACAGCAAG